One genomic region from Diceros bicornis minor isolate mBicDic1 unplaced genomic scaffold, mDicBic1.mat.cur scaffold_73_ctg1, whole genome shotgun sequence encodes:
- the GPR108 gene encoding protein GPR108 isoform X2, which produces MVGFSLTRVRSGSIQSYSDLEVCPLQKNSTNLLVLFLINTKDLQVQVQRYGEQKKLFISPGLLPEAPPKPGLPKPEHMISPKVDSGTNTTLDKDKSKPTASQGDQQDLSGQDKELILGLGHLNNSYNFSFHVVIGSRAEEGQYSLTFHNCYNLIPGREHPFNITVMIREKNPEGFLSAAEIPLFKLYMVMSACFLAAGIFWVSILCKNTYKVFKIHWLMAALAFTKSISLLFHSINYYFINSQGHPIEGLAVMHYITHLLKGALLFITIALIGSGWAFVKYVLSDKEKKIFGIVIPLQVLANVAYVVIESREEGASDYGLWKEIFFLVDLICCGAILFPVVWSIRHLQDASGTDGKVAVNLAKLKLFRHYYVMVICYVYFTRIIAILLQVAMPFQWQWLYQLLVEVSTLAFFVLTGYKFQPAGDNPYLQLPQEDEEDLQVAEIMTDSGFREGLSKVNQSASGRELL; this is translated from the exons ATG GTGGGGTTCAGTCTGACCCGGGTTCGATCTGGCAGCATTCAATCCTACTCA GACCTTGAAGTCTGTCCTCTCCAGAAAAACAGTACCAACCTCCTGGTTCTCTTCCTCATCAACACCAAGGATCTGCA GGTCCAGGTGCAAAGGTATGGGGAGCAGAAGAAGCTGTTTATCTCTCCTGGGCTCCTCCCTGAAGCGCCCCCCAAACCAGGGCTCCCAAAGCCAGAGCACATGATCTCCCCCAAGGTGGACAGCG GGACCAACACCACGCTCGACAAGGACAAGTCAAAACCCACAGCGTCTCAAGGAGACCAGCAG GACCTCAGTGGGCAGGACAAGGAGCTGATATTGGGGCTGGGCCATCTCAACAACTCCTACAACTTCAGC TTCCACGTGGTGATCGGCTCTAGGGCCGAGGAAGGCCAATACAGCCTCACCTTCCACAATTGCTACAACTTGATCCCAGGAAGAGAGCATCCATTCAACATCACG GTCATGATCCGGGAGAAGAACCCCGAGGGCTTCCTGTCGGCGGCAGAAATTCCCCTCTTCAAGCTTTACATGGTCATGTCTGCCTGCTTCCTGGCTGCTGGCATCTTCTGGGTGTCCATCCTCTGCAAGAACAC GTACAAGGTCTTCAAGATCCACTGGCTCATGGCGGCCCTGGCTTTCACCAAGAGCATCTCCCTTCTTTTCCACAGC ATCAACTACTACTTCATCAACAGCCAGGGCCACCCCATCGAAGGCCTCGCTGTCATGCACTACATCACGCACCT ACTGAAGGGTGCCCTCCTCTTCATCACCATCGCCTTGATCGGCTCCGGCTGGGCCTTCGTGAAGTACGTCCTGTCCGATAAGGAGAAGAAGATTTTTGGCATCGTCATTCCGCTGCAG GTCCTGGCCAACGTGGCCTACGTCGTCATCGAGTCCCGCGAGGAGGGCGCCAGCGACTACGGGCTCTGGAAGGAGATCTTCTTCCTGGTGGATCTCATCTGCTGCGGCGCCATCCTCTTCCCTGTGGTCTG GTCCATCCGGCATCTCCAGGACGCGTCTGGCACCGACGGAAAGG TGGCAGTGAACCTAGCCAAACTGAAGCTCTTCCGGCATTACTACGTCATG GTCATCTGTTACGTCTACTTCACGCGGATCATCGCcatcctgctgcaggtggccatGCCTTTCCAGTGGCAGTGGCTGTACCAG CTCTTGGTGGAGGTCTCCACTCTCGCCTTCTTCGTGCTCACCGGCTACAAGTTCCAGCCTGCAGGCGACAACCCCTACCTGCAGCTGCCCCAGGAGGACGAGGAGGACTTGCAGGTGGCGGAAAT AATGACCGATTCTGGGTTCCGGGAAGGCCTGTCCAAAGTCAACCAATCAGCCAGTGGACGGGAGCTATTGTGA
- the SH2D3A gene encoding SH2 domain-containing protein 3A isoform X1 — protein MQVPQDGEDFAGQPWYHGPLSRQKAEALLQQDGDFLVRASGSRGGHPVISCRWRGLALHFEVLRVALRPRPGRPTTLFQLEDERFPSLPALVRSYVTGQRPLSQATGAVASRPVTRQGPVRRSFSEDTLLDSPAQIEPLRARKWSDSQPAGLEHMGQSREGASAVPASTLPRTGSDPVLLKTPAPLASIADSLRASDGQLHAKAPTKPPRTPSLMLPDASGRPPTYCELVPRVPSAQGTPAAHSHPQPEALWWEAEEEEKEEENRCFSRPQAEVSFCPPDNPFCMLGPQNRPLEPEVLRTLRGLFLEHHPGKTALHLLLVDCQATGLLGVTKAQRDAMGVPSGLELLTLPHGHRLRLELLERHEVLALAGALAVLGCAGPLEERAAALRGLVELALALRPGAAGDLPGLAAVMGALLMPQVSRLEHTWRQLRRSHTEAALAFEQELKPLMRALDEGAGPCDPGEVALPHVAPAVRLLEGEELPGPLDESCERLLRTLHGARQMARDAPKFRKAAAGRLRGFRPNPELREALTTGFVRRLLWGSRGAGAPRAARLEKFQRVLSVLSQRLEPDR, from the exons AAGGCAGAGGCCCTCCTTCAGCAAGATGGTGACTTCTTGGTTCGTGCATCTGGGTCCCGTGGGGGCCACCCTGTGATCTCTTGCCGCTGGCGGGGCTTGGCCCTCCACTTCGAAGTGCTCCGTGTGGCCCTGCGTCCCCGGCCAGGCCGGCCCACAACACTCTTTCAGCTGGAGGATGAACGTTTTCCAAGCCTGCCCGCCCTGGTTCGCAGCTACGTGACCGGCCAGCGTCCACTGTCCCAGGCCacaggggctgtggcctccaggcCTGTGACGCGGCAGGGGCCTGTTCGACGCAGCTTTAGCGAGGACACCCTCCTAGACAGCCCAGCTCAGATAGAGCCGCTCAG GGCTCGGAAGTGGAGTGACAGTCAGCCTGCAGGCTTGGAGCATATGGGACAGTCAAGAGAAG GAGCCTCCGCTGTGCCTGCATCTACCCTGCCTCGGACGGGTAGTGATCCTGTGTTGCTGAAGACCCCAGCTCCCCTCGCATCCATTGCTGACAGCCTCAGGGCCTCCGATGGGCAGCTTCATGCCAAGGCACCAACCAAGCCACCTCGAACACCCTCCCTGATGCTGCCCGATGCCTCTGGACGTCCCCCCACGTACTGTGAGCTGGTGCCCCGAGTACCCAGTGCCCAGGGAACACCCGCTGCCCACAGCCACCCACAGCCAGAGGCCCTATGgtgggaggctgaggaggaggagaaggaggaagagaacagGTGTTTTTCAAGACCACAGGCTGAGGTCTCCTTCTGCCCCCCTGACAACCCCTTCTGCATGCTGGGCCCCCAGAACCGGCCCCTGGAACCTGAAGTCCTGCGTACTCTCCGTGGGCTGTTCCTGGAGCACCATCCTGGGAAGACTGCACTCCACCTGCTATTGGTGGATTGCCAG GCCACAGGCCTCTTGGGAGTGACCAAGGCCCAGCGGGACGCCATGGGGGTCCCCTCTGGCCTGGAGCTGCTCACCCTTCCCCATGGGCACCGCTTGAGGTTGGAACTGCTGGAGAG GCACGAGGTGCTGGCGCTGGCCGGGGCGCTGGCGGTGCTGGGCTGCGCGGGGCCTCTGGAGGAGCGCGCGGCCGCCCTGAGGGGCCTGGTGGAGCTGGCGCTGGCGCTGCGGCCAGGGGCGGCGGGGGACCTGCCCGGACTGGCCGCCGTCATGGGCGCCTTGCTCATGCCCCAG GTGTCCCGGCTGGAACACACGTGGCGGCAGCTCCGAAGGAGCCACACCGAGGCTGCGCTGGCCTTCGAGCAGGAGCTGAAGCCGCTGATGCGAGCGCTGGACGAGGGCGCCG GACCCTGCGACCCCGGCGAGGTGGCCCTGCCGCACGTGGCACCCGCGGTGCGCCTGCTAGAGGGCGAGGAACTCCCGGGGCCGCTAGACGAGAGCTGCGAGCGGCTGCTGCGCACCCTGCACGGGGCGCGTCAGATGGCCCGGGACGCGCCCAAATTCCGCAAGGCGGCGGCCGGGCGCCTGCGAG GATTCCGTCCGAACCCGGAGCTGAGGGAGGCGCTGACCACTGGCTTCGTGCGGAGGCTGCTCTGGGGGAGCCGGGGCGCGGGGGCGCCCCGTGCCGCGCGTCTCGAGAAGTTCCAGCGCGTCCTCAGCGTCCTGTCGCAGCGCCTGGAGCCTGACCGCTGA
- the GPR108 gene encoding protein GPR108 isoform X1, whose protein sequence is MAVSERRGLARWSPAEWGQRLLLLLLCGGCSGRIHRLVLTGEKRADIPLNNFGFYTNGSLEVDMSLLQLGLQKTEEQQPLVGFSLTRVRSGSIQSYSDLEVCPLQKNSTNLLVLFLINTKDLQVQVQRYGEQKKLFISPGLLPEAPPKPGLPKPEHMISPKVDSGTNTTLDKDKSKPTASQGDQQDLSGQDKELILGLGHLNNSYNFSFHVVIGSRAEEGQYSLTFHNCYNLIPGREHPFNITVMIREKNPEGFLSAAEIPLFKLYMVMSACFLAAGIFWVSILCKNTYKVFKIHWLMAALAFTKSISLLFHSINYYFINSQGHPIEGLAVMHYITHLLKGALLFITIALIGSGWAFVKYVLSDKEKKIFGIVIPLQVLANVAYVVIESREEGASDYGLWKEIFFLVDLICCGAILFPVVWSIRHLQDASGTDGKVAVNLAKLKLFRHYYVMVICYVYFTRIIAILLQVAMPFQWQWLYQLLVEVSTLAFFVLTGYKFQPAGDNPYLQLPQEDEEDLQVAEIMTDSGFREGLSKVNQSASGRELL, encoded by the exons ATGGCAGTGAGCGAGAGGAGGGGGCTCGCccgctggagccccgctgagtgGGGGCAGCGGCTCCTTCTGCTGCTGCTATGTGGCGGCTGCTCTGGGCGCATCCACCGGCTGGTGCTGACG GGGGAGAAGCGAGCAGATATCCCATTGAACAACTTTGGCTTCTACACCAACGGCTCCCTGGAGGTGGACATGAGCCTCCTGCAGCTGGGCCTCCAGAAGACGGAAGAGCAACAGCCACTG GTGGGGTTCAGTCTGACCCGGGTTCGATCTGGCAGCATTCAATCCTACTCA GACCTTGAAGTCTGTCCTCTCCAGAAAAACAGTACCAACCTCCTGGTTCTCTTCCTCATCAACACCAAGGATCTGCA GGTCCAGGTGCAAAGGTATGGGGAGCAGAAGAAGCTGTTTATCTCTCCTGGGCTCCTCCCTGAAGCGCCCCCCAAACCAGGGCTCCCAAAGCCAGAGCACATGATCTCCCCCAAGGTGGACAGCG GGACCAACACCACGCTCGACAAGGACAAGTCAAAACCCACAGCGTCTCAAGGAGACCAGCAG GACCTCAGTGGGCAGGACAAGGAGCTGATATTGGGGCTGGGCCATCTCAACAACTCCTACAACTTCAGC TTCCACGTGGTGATCGGCTCTAGGGCCGAGGAAGGCCAATACAGCCTCACCTTCCACAATTGCTACAACTTGATCCCAGGAAGAGAGCATCCATTCAACATCACG GTCATGATCCGGGAGAAGAACCCCGAGGGCTTCCTGTCGGCGGCAGAAATTCCCCTCTTCAAGCTTTACATGGTCATGTCTGCCTGCTTCCTGGCTGCTGGCATCTTCTGGGTGTCCATCCTCTGCAAGAACAC GTACAAGGTCTTCAAGATCCACTGGCTCATGGCGGCCCTGGCTTTCACCAAGAGCATCTCCCTTCTTTTCCACAGC ATCAACTACTACTTCATCAACAGCCAGGGCCACCCCATCGAAGGCCTCGCTGTCATGCACTACATCACGCACCT ACTGAAGGGTGCCCTCCTCTTCATCACCATCGCCTTGATCGGCTCCGGCTGGGCCTTCGTGAAGTACGTCCTGTCCGATAAGGAGAAGAAGATTTTTGGCATCGTCATTCCGCTGCAG GTCCTGGCCAACGTGGCCTACGTCGTCATCGAGTCCCGCGAGGAGGGCGCCAGCGACTACGGGCTCTGGAAGGAGATCTTCTTCCTGGTGGATCTCATCTGCTGCGGCGCCATCCTCTTCCCTGTGGTCTG GTCCATCCGGCATCTCCAGGACGCGTCTGGCACCGACGGAAAGG TGGCAGTGAACCTAGCCAAACTGAAGCTCTTCCGGCATTACTACGTCATG GTCATCTGTTACGTCTACTTCACGCGGATCATCGCcatcctgctgcaggtggccatGCCTTTCCAGTGGCAGTGGCTGTACCAG CTCTTGGTGGAGGTCTCCACTCTCGCCTTCTTCGTGCTCACCGGCTACAAGTTCCAGCCTGCAGGCGACAACCCCTACCTGCAGCTGCCCCAGGAGGACGAGGAGGACTTGCAGGTGGCGGAAAT AATGACCGATTCTGGGTTCCGGGAAGGCCTGTCCAAAGTCAACCAATCAGCCAGTGGACGGGAGCTATTGTGA
- the TRIP10 gene encoding cdc42-interacting protein 4 isoform X1 — protein MDWGTELWDQFEVLERHTQWGLDLLDRYVKFVKERTEVEQAYAKQLRNLVKKYLPKRPAKDDPESKFSQHQSFVQILQEVNDFAGQRELVAENLSVRVCLELAKYSQEMKQERKMHFQEGRRAQQQLESGFKQLENSKRKFERDCREAEKAAQTAERLDQDINATKADVEKAKQQAHLRSHMAEESKNEYAAQLQRFNRDQAHFYFSQMPQIFDKLQDMDERRATHLGAGYGLLSEAELQVVPIIAKCLEGMKVAADAVDAKHDSQVLIELHKSGFARPGDVEFEDFSQPMNRAPSDSSLGTPSDGRPELRGPGRSRAKRWPFSKKNKTVVTEDFSHLPPEQQRKRLQHQLEERNRELQKEVDQREALKKMKDVYEKTPQMGDPASLEPRITETLNNIERLKLDVQKYEAWLAEAESRVLSNRGNSLGRHVRPPDPPASAPPDGSSNNNASQDNKESSEEPPSEESQDTPIYTEFDEDFEEEPASPIGHCVAIYHFEGSSEGTISMAEGEDLSLMEEDKGDGWTRVRRKQGGEGYVPTSYLRVTLN, from the exons ATGGACTGGGGCACCGAGCTGTGG GATCAGTTTGAGGTGCTCGAACGGCACACCCAGTGGGGGCTGGACCTGTTGGACAGATACGTGAAGTTCGTGAAAGAGCGGACAGAGGTGGAACAGGCTTATGCCAAACAGCTTCG GAACCTGGTGAAAAAATATTTGCCCAAGAGACCTGCCAAAGATGACCCTGAGTCCAA GTTCAGCCAGCATCAGTCCTTCGTGCAAATTCTACAGGAGGTAAACGACTTTGCGGGCCAGCgggagctggtggctgagaaCCTCAGCGTCCGCGTGTGTCTCGAGCTGGCTAAGTACTCGCAGGAGATGAAACAGGAGAGAAAGATG CACTTCCAGGAAGGCCGTCGGGCCCAACAGCAGCTGGAAAGTGGCTTCAAACAGCTGGAGAAT AGTAAGCGTAAATTTGAGCGAGACTGCCGGGAGGCGGAAAAGGCGGCTCAGACGGCTGAGCGGCTAGACCAGGATATCAACGCCACCAAGGCTGATGTGGAGAAG GCCAAGCAACAAGCCCACCTTCGGAGTCACATGGcagaagaaagcaaaaatgaGTACGCGGCCCAACTACAGCGCTTCAATCGAGACCAGGCCCACTTCTATTTTTCCCAGATGCCCCAGATATTTGAT AAGTTGCAAGACATGGATGAGCGCCGGGCCACCCACCTGGGGGCTGGGTACGGGCTCCTGTCAGAGGCTGAGCTCCAGGTGGTACCCATCATCGCCAAGTGTTTAGAGGGCATGAAGGTGGCTGCGGATGCCGTGGATGCCAAGCAT GACTCCCAGGTCCTCATCGAACTGCACAAGTCAGGCTTTGCCCGCCCTGGCGACGTGGAATTCGAAGACTTCAGCCAGCCCATGAACCGCGCGCCCTCAGACAGCAGCCTGGGTACCCCCTCCGATGGACGGCCTGAGCTCCGAGGCCCGGGCCGCAGCCGTGCCAAACGCTGGCCCTTCAGCAAGAAGAACAAG ACAGTGGTGACTGAGGATTTTAGCCACTTGCCTCCAGAGCAGCAGAGAAAGCGGCTTCAGCACCAGTTGGAAGAACGTAATCGGGAGCTACAGAAGGAGGTCGACCAGAG GGAAGCCCTGAAGAAAATGAAGGATGTGTACGAGAAGACGCCCCAGATGGGGGATCCTGCCAGCTTGGAGCCCCGGATCACAGAAACTCTGAACAACATCGAACGGCTGAAATTGGACGTGCAGAAGTATGAG GCTTGGCTGGCAGAAGCTGAGAGCCGGGTTCTGAGCAACCGGGGGAACAGCCTGGGCCGGCACGTCCGGCCTCCAGACCCCCCAGCCAGTGCCCCCCCAGAcggcagcagcaacaacaacgcATCACAGGACAACAAGGAGAG CTCTGAAGAGCCCCCCTCGGAGGAAAGTCAGGACACCCCCATCTACACGGAGTTCGATGAGGATTTTGAGGAGGAGCCCGCATCCCCCATAGGTCACTGTGTGGCCATCTACCATTTTGAAG GGTCCAGCGAGGGCACCATCTCCATGGCCGAGGGTGAAGACCTCAGTCTCATGGAAGAAGACAAGGGCGACGGCTGGACCCGAGTCAGACGGAAACAGGGAGGCGAGGGCTATGTGCCCACCTCCTACCTCCGGGTCACACTCAACTGA
- the TRIP10 gene encoding cdc42-interacting protein 4 isoform X2: MDWGTELWDQFEVLERHTQWGLDLLDRYVKFVKERTEVEQAYAKQLRNLVKKYLPKRPAKDDPESKFSQHQSFVQILQEVNDFAGQRELVAENLSVRVCLELAKYSQEMKQERKMHFQEGRRAQQQLESGFKQLENSKRKFERDCREAEKAAQTAERLDQDINATKADVEKAKQQAHLRSHMAEESKNEYAAQLQRFNRDQAHFYFSQMPQIFDDSQVLIELHKSGFARPGDVEFEDFSQPMNRAPSDSSLGTPSDGRPELRGPGRSRAKRWPFSKKNKTVVTEDFSHLPPEQQRKRLQHQLEERNRELQKEVDQREALKKMKDVYEKTPQMGDPASLEPRITETLNNIERLKLDVQKYEAWLAEAESRVLSNRGNSLGRHVRPPDPPASAPPDGSSNNNASQDNKESSEEPPSEESQDTPIYTEFDEDFEEEPASPIGHCVAIYHFEGSSEGTISMAEGEDLSLMEEDKGDGWTRVRRKQGGEGYVPTSYLRVTLN; the protein is encoded by the exons ATGGACTGGGGCACCGAGCTGTGG GATCAGTTTGAGGTGCTCGAACGGCACACCCAGTGGGGGCTGGACCTGTTGGACAGATACGTGAAGTTCGTGAAAGAGCGGACAGAGGTGGAACAGGCTTATGCCAAACAGCTTCG GAACCTGGTGAAAAAATATTTGCCCAAGAGACCTGCCAAAGATGACCCTGAGTCCAA GTTCAGCCAGCATCAGTCCTTCGTGCAAATTCTACAGGAGGTAAACGACTTTGCGGGCCAGCgggagctggtggctgagaaCCTCAGCGTCCGCGTGTGTCTCGAGCTGGCTAAGTACTCGCAGGAGATGAAACAGGAGAGAAAGATG CACTTCCAGGAAGGCCGTCGGGCCCAACAGCAGCTGGAAAGTGGCTTCAAACAGCTGGAGAAT AGTAAGCGTAAATTTGAGCGAGACTGCCGGGAGGCGGAAAAGGCGGCTCAGACGGCTGAGCGGCTAGACCAGGATATCAACGCCACCAAGGCTGATGTGGAGAAG GCCAAGCAACAAGCCCACCTTCGGAGTCACATGGcagaagaaagcaaaaatgaGTACGCGGCCCAACTACAGCGCTTCAATCGAGACCAGGCCCACTTCTATTTTTCCCAGATGCCCCAGATATTTGAT GACTCCCAGGTCCTCATCGAACTGCACAAGTCAGGCTTTGCCCGCCCTGGCGACGTGGAATTCGAAGACTTCAGCCAGCCCATGAACCGCGCGCCCTCAGACAGCAGCCTGGGTACCCCCTCCGATGGACGGCCTGAGCTCCGAGGCCCGGGCCGCAGCCGTGCCAAACGCTGGCCCTTCAGCAAGAAGAACAAG ACAGTGGTGACTGAGGATTTTAGCCACTTGCCTCCAGAGCAGCAGAGAAAGCGGCTTCAGCACCAGTTGGAAGAACGTAATCGGGAGCTACAGAAGGAGGTCGACCAGAG GGAAGCCCTGAAGAAAATGAAGGATGTGTACGAGAAGACGCCCCAGATGGGGGATCCTGCCAGCTTGGAGCCCCGGATCACAGAAACTCTGAACAACATCGAACGGCTGAAATTGGACGTGCAGAAGTATGAG GCTTGGCTGGCAGAAGCTGAGAGCCGGGTTCTGAGCAACCGGGGGAACAGCCTGGGCCGGCACGTCCGGCCTCCAGACCCCCCAGCCAGTGCCCCCCCAGAcggcagcagcaacaacaacgcATCACAGGACAACAAGGAGAG CTCTGAAGAGCCCCCCTCGGAGGAAAGTCAGGACACCCCCATCTACACGGAGTTCGATGAGGATTTTGAGGAGGAGCCCGCATCCCCCATAGGTCACTGTGTGGCCATCTACCATTTTGAAG GGTCCAGCGAGGGCACCATCTCCATGGCCGAGGGTGAAGACCTCAGTCTCATGGAAGAAGACAAGGGCGACGGCTGGACCCGAGTCAGACGGAAACAGGGAGGCGAGGGCTATGTGCCCACCTCCTACCTCCGGGTCACACTCAACTGA
- the SH2D3A gene encoding SH2 domain-containing protein 3A isoform X2, with product MERTLLANPGTTAHCPARARKWSDSQPAGLEHMGQSREGEASAVPASTLPRTGSDPVLLKTPAPLASIADSLRASDGQLHAKAPTKPPRTPSLMLPDASGRPPTYCELVPRVPSAQGTPAAHSHPQPEALWWEAEEEEKEEENRCFSRPQAEVSFCPPDNPFCMLGPQNRPLEPEVLRTLRGLFLEHHPGKTALHLLLVDCQATGLLGVTKAQRDAMGVPSGLELLTLPHGHRLRLELLERHEVLALAGALAVLGCAGPLEERAAALRGLVELALALRPGAAGDLPGLAAVMGALLMPQVSRLEHTWRQLRRSHTEAALAFEQELKPLMRALDEGAGPCDPGEVALPHVAPAVRLLEGEELPGPLDESCERLLRTLHGARQMARDAPKFRKAAAGRLRGFRPNPELREALTTGFVRRLLWGSRGAGAPRAARLEKFQRVLSVLSQRLEPDR from the exons GGCTCGGAAGTGGAGTGACAGTCAGCCTGCAGGCTTGGAGCATATGGGACAGTCAAGAGAAGGTGAGG CCTCCGCTGTGCCTGCATCTACCCTGCCTCGGACGGGTAGTGATCCTGTGTTGCTGAAGACCCCAGCTCCCCTCGCATCCATTGCTGACAGCCTCAGGGCCTCCGATGGGCAGCTTCATGCCAAGGCACCAACCAAGCCACCTCGAACACCCTCCCTGATGCTGCCCGATGCCTCTGGACGTCCCCCCACGTACTGTGAGCTGGTGCCCCGAGTACCCAGTGCCCAGGGAACACCCGCTGCCCACAGCCACCCACAGCCAGAGGCCCTATGgtgggaggctgaggaggaggagaaggaggaagagaacagGTGTTTTTCAAGACCACAGGCTGAGGTCTCCTTCTGCCCCCCTGACAACCCCTTCTGCATGCTGGGCCCCCAGAACCGGCCCCTGGAACCTGAAGTCCTGCGTACTCTCCGTGGGCTGTTCCTGGAGCACCATCCTGGGAAGACTGCACTCCACCTGCTATTGGTGGATTGCCAG GCCACAGGCCTCTTGGGAGTGACCAAGGCCCAGCGGGACGCCATGGGGGTCCCCTCTGGCCTGGAGCTGCTCACCCTTCCCCATGGGCACCGCTTGAGGTTGGAACTGCTGGAGAG GCACGAGGTGCTGGCGCTGGCCGGGGCGCTGGCGGTGCTGGGCTGCGCGGGGCCTCTGGAGGAGCGCGCGGCCGCCCTGAGGGGCCTGGTGGAGCTGGCGCTGGCGCTGCGGCCAGGGGCGGCGGGGGACCTGCCCGGACTGGCCGCCGTCATGGGCGCCTTGCTCATGCCCCAG GTGTCCCGGCTGGAACACACGTGGCGGCAGCTCCGAAGGAGCCACACCGAGGCTGCGCTGGCCTTCGAGCAGGAGCTGAAGCCGCTGATGCGAGCGCTGGACGAGGGCGCCG GACCCTGCGACCCCGGCGAGGTGGCCCTGCCGCACGTGGCACCCGCGGTGCGCCTGCTAGAGGGCGAGGAACTCCCGGGGCCGCTAGACGAGAGCTGCGAGCGGCTGCTGCGCACCCTGCACGGGGCGCGTCAGATGGCCCGGGACGCGCCCAAATTCCGCAAGGCGGCGGCCGGGCGCCTGCGAG GATTCCGTCCGAACCCGGAGCTGAGGGAGGCGCTGACCACTGGCTTCGTGCGGAGGCTGCTCTGGGGGAGCCGGGGCGCGGGGGCGCCCCGTGCCGCGCGTCTCGAGAAGTTCCAGCGCGTCCTCAGCGTCCTGTCGCAGCGCCTGGAGCCTGACCGCTGA